The Mucilaginibacter mallensis genome has a segment encoding these proteins:
- a CDS encoding DUF2461 domain-containing protein: MSIPVLPASTFDFVRELKNNNNREWFALHKEVYQHELGFVESFADALLQELNIHDVIETPNGKKSLRRIYKDTRFSKDKIPFKTCWSGGFRRAGKYRRGGYYFRFEPGNSLIVGGFRGPNPADLKLIRDDIAFDAAPLQNILNSKTFIDTFGTLQGEQLKTTPKGYDANNDGIELLRYKQFLLIRRFTDEEVLHENFIKEASITFRNMRPFFDYMSEVLATDINGQ; the protein is encoded by the coding sequence ATGAGTATTCCTGTATTGCCTGCGTCAACCTTTGACTTTGTACGCGAGTTGAAAAATAACAACAACCGCGAATGGTTTGCCCTTCATAAAGAGGTTTATCAGCATGAGCTTGGTTTTGTAGAAAGCTTTGCAGATGCCCTGTTGCAGGAATTGAATATACATGATGTGATTGAAACGCCCAACGGCAAAAAGAGCCTGCGCCGCATTTATAAGGATACACGCTTTTCAAAAGATAAGATCCCGTTCAAAACATGCTGGAGTGGTGGGTTCCGCCGTGCCGGCAAATACCGCCGGGGTGGCTATTATTTTCGTTTTGAACCTGGCAATAGCTTGATAGTGGGTGGGTTTCGCGGGCCTAACCCGGCGGATCTGAAACTTATCAGGGATGACATTGCTTTTGATGCAGCACCATTGCAAAACATTCTGAACAGTAAAACTTTTATAGATACGTTCGGCACCTTACAGGGCGAACAGCTAAAGACCACACCAAAAGGTTATGACGCCAATAACGATGGGATAGAATTGTTGCGCTACAAGCAATTCCTGCTTATCCGGCGGTTTACGGATGAAGAAGTACTGCATGAAAATTTCATTAAAGAAGCAAGTATAACTTTCCGTAATATGCGCCCTTTTTTTGATTACATGAGCGAAGTACTTGCCACTGATATAAATGGGCAATGA
- a CDS encoding transposase, with amino-acid sequence MKYKVFIGIDVSKLTIDVHLHGIGASKTFSNEEKGFALFLSWVKKYSKQSEPAEMIICFEHTGMYSIKLATYLNDIGIPFAMLPALQIKQSIGIRRGKNDQIDAQRIAEYAWLHRETIQATLLPAKSILKLQSLLTLRNRLVCDRGGYEATWKEQKKALEGKEHKGIFQVYKSLIMNLTVQVKKIEEQIKAVIESDETVKLNYQLLTSIKCVGPVLAANMIAYTHNFTRFATWRKFACYVGTAPFEHQSGTSIKGRTRVSSLSNKQLKKLIHMVAICACAYNPEMKSYYKRRVSEGKNKMSTLNVIRNKIISRMFAVVNRGSCYVDLMKYAA; translated from the coding sequence ATGAAATACAAAGTATTTATCGGAATCGATGTATCAAAGCTTACTATTGATGTCCACCTGCACGGAATCGGTGCTTCTAAAACATTCAGTAACGAGGAAAAAGGATTTGCTTTATTTTTAAGTTGGGTAAAAAAGTATAGTAAACAATCGGAACCGGCGGAGATGATCATCTGCTTCGAACATACCGGTATGTATTCAATTAAACTTGCCACCTATCTAAATGATATTGGAATCCCATTCGCTATGCTTCCTGCGCTTCAAATCAAACAATCTATAGGGATCAGAAGAGGAAAGAATGACCAGATCGATGCACAAAGAATCGCTGAATATGCTTGGCTACACCGCGAAACCATTCAGGCAACTCTATTACCAGCCAAAAGTATTCTCAAACTTCAGTCGTTGCTTACATTACGAAATCGCTTGGTATGCGATCGTGGAGGGTATGAAGCCACATGGAAAGAACAGAAAAAGGCATTGGAAGGAAAAGAGCACAAGGGGATATTTCAAGTTTATAAAAGCCTGATAATGAACCTAACGGTGCAAGTTAAAAAGATTGAAGAACAAATAAAGGCGGTGATAGAAAGTGATGAAACAGTTAAATTAAACTATCAATTACTGACCAGTATTAAGTGTGTAGGACCTGTACTGGCCGCAAATATGATTGCTTATACGCACAATTTTACCCGTTTTGCTACTTGGCGGAAGTTCGCCTGCTATGTGGGGACTGCTCCATTTGAGCATCAGTCTGGTACCAGCATAAAAGGAAGAACACGAGTCAGTAGTTTATCCAACAAGCAGCTAAAAAAATTAATCCACATGGTGGCTATATGTGCTTGCGCATATAATCCAGAGATGAAAAGCTATTATAAAAGAAGAGTGAGCGAGGGGAAAAATAAGATGAGTACGCTAAATGTTATACGCAATAAGATCATTTCCAGAATGTTTGCTGTTGTCAATCGCGGCTCGTGCTATGTGGATCTGATGAAATATGCAGCTTAG
- a CDS encoding WD40/YVTN/BNR-like repeat-containing protein, whose protein sequence is MKRNLLSFVLLIAVSLRTAVNAQVHSEPYQWKSVQMRGGGFVDGVIYHPTEKNLLYCRTDMGGAYKWNEAIKAWEPLLDWVSYNDRNLMGVESIALDANNPNRVYMACGTYTSIRFPNAILRSDDRGKTFKRTDVPFRMGGNENGRGNGERMAVDPNNGNIIYMATRLDGLWKSEDAGVTWNRVNNFPEVKIPVADTIIIPKARYHPRPNGMIFVVFDPKSKADKKSANIYVGISQKGKENLFRSTDGGATWAPIPGEPTDLMPTHAILSADGSLYITYGTNPGPDVMTDGAVYKFNISNGAWTNITPLKPQPENQQGFGYAAVAVDPQHPQTVIVSTFHRYGKAGGDDIFRSLDAGTTWKPVFTGGGDGKFDYTDAPYVSHTPIHWLFDLEIDPFNSDHAIFTTGYGLHETFDLTDVDKGKPTTWGTKNKGIEETVALELLSPPKGVPLISAIGDYGGFVHNNLDEPAPEGNFINPHFANTDGVTCGAQNSDVVVRVGVGSSQVGGGNIGYSLDGGKTWQPTTSAPQRGSKDGFICVSALGNTWIWTPQRSAPYVTTDKGATWKQIATLPNNTRVIADPLNDAKFYAMDLFNGKLYTSTDNGSTFTEQDFHLPNGLPDRASNRGDIRGGQDRLYAAPGKEGDLWIADFDGLYHAKKGSADFEKINGVTEIHGFGFGKAAPKSNYSALYLAGTINGVDGIFRSDDKGKNWVRINDDIHRWSLILQITGDPKKYGRVYVGTHGRGTFYGDISQSK, encoded by the coding sequence ATGAAGAGGAATTTATTGTCATTCGTATTACTTATAGCTGTTAGTTTAAGAACGGCAGTCAATGCACAGGTGCATAGTGAGCCATATCAATGGAAGAGCGTACAGATGCGTGGTGGTGGATTTGTTGACGGCGTTATCTACCACCCTACAGAAAAGAACCTTTTGTACTGCCGTACCGATATGGGTGGCGCATATAAATGGAACGAAGCGATAAAAGCATGGGAACCACTGCTCGATTGGGTATCCTATAACGACCGCAACCTGATGGGCGTGGAAAGTATCGCATTGGATGCCAATAACCCTAACCGTGTATATATGGCTTGCGGTACTTATACAAGTATTAGGTTTCCCAACGCCATACTACGGTCTGACGATAGGGGGAAAACATTTAAGCGTACCGATGTGCCTTTCAGAATGGGTGGCAACGAGAACGGCAGGGGTAATGGCGAACGTATGGCTGTAGATCCAAATAACGGCAACATTATTTATATGGCAACCCGTTTGGATGGCCTTTGGAAGAGTGAAGATGCCGGCGTTACATGGAATCGCGTAAATAACTTTCCTGAGGTAAAGATCCCTGTTGCTGATACTATAATTATCCCAAAAGCAAGATATCACCCAAGGCCAAACGGGATGATATTTGTTGTATTCGATCCTAAAAGTAAAGCGGATAAAAAGAGTGCCAATATTTATGTAGGTATCTCGCAAAAAGGAAAAGAGAATTTGTTCCGCAGTACCGATGGCGGCGCAACATGGGCTCCCATACCCGGCGAGCCTACCGACCTGATGCCAACCCATGCTATATTATCAGCCGATGGTTCATTATATATTACCTATGGTACCAATCCCGGGCCTGATGTGATGACGGATGGCGCTGTGTATAAATTTAATATAAGCAATGGGGCATGGACAAACATCACCCCGCTAAAACCCCAGCCCGAAAATCAACAGGGATTTGGCTATGCTGCCGTAGCTGTTGATCCGCAGCACCCGCAAACGGTTATTGTAAGTACTTTTCATCGCTATGGTAAAGCCGGTGGCGATGATATTTTCAGGAGTTTAGATGCCGGAACTACCTGGAAACCTGTATTTACGGGTGGTGGCGATGGCAAATTCGATTATACGGATGCGCCTTACGTATCACACACGCCCATACACTGGTTGTTCGATTTGGAGATTGATCCTTTCAACTCAGATCACGCCATATTTACTACAGGTTATGGCTTGCACGAAACTTTTGACCTTACCGATGTTGACAAAGGCAAACCTACCACATGGGGGACTAAAAATAAAGGCATTGAAGAAACAGTAGCCTTAGAACTATTGAGTCCGCCAAAGGGTGTTCCCTTAATATCTGCAATAGGCGATTATGGCGGCTTTGTACATAATAACCTGGATGAACCCGCACCCGAAGGCAATTTTATAAATCCTCATTTTGCTAATACCGATGGTGTAACCTGTGGCGCTCAAAACAGTGATGTAGTGGTTAGGGTAGGTGTTGGGTCATCACAGGTAGGTGGTGGCAATATCGGCTATTCGTTGGATGGCGGCAAAACATGGCAGCCGACAACAAGTGCACCGCAGCGTGGTAGCAAGGATGGCTTTATTTGCGTATCAGCATTAGGCAATACCTGGATATGGACGCCACAGCGCAGCGCACCTTATGTTACCACTGATAAAGGGGCGACATGGAAACAAATAGCAACCCTGCCCAATAATACCCGTGTAATAGCCGATCCGCTAAACGATGCTAAATTTTATGCGATGGACCTGTTTAACGGTAAACTTTACACCAGCACCGATAACGGCAGCACTTTTACCGAACAGGATTTTCATTTACCCAATGGCTTGCCCGATCGCGCCTCAAACCGGGGCGATATCCGCGGAGGGCAAGATCGTTTATATGCTGCGCCGGGTAAAGAAGGTGACCTGTGGATAGCTGATTTTGACGGATTGTATCATGCCAAAAAAGGTTCGGCAGATTTTGAAAAGATAAACGGTGTTACCGAGATACATGGTTTTGGATTTGGTAAAGCTGCCCCTAAAAGCAATTATTCGGCACTGTACTTAGCAGGCACCATAAATGGGGTGGATGGTATATTTCGTTCTGATGATAAAGGGAAAAACTGGGTGCGTATTAATGATGATATCCATCGATGGAGCCTGATTCTGCAAATTACAGGTGATCCTAAAAAATATGGACGGGTGTATGTAGGTACCCACGGCCGCGGAACTTTTTATGGCGATATCAGCCAATCAAAATAA
- a CDS encoding alpha/beta hydrolase yields METLNVKNEIKNVVLVHGAFADGSGFKALYNELTKNGYNVSVVQNPLTSLEDDVLATHVALDRIGGPAILAGHSWGGAVITEAGNHPNVAALVYIAAFQPDNGESALQWLQTAAPAPENGVLPPDEKGIVYYDKDKYHAGFCADIDADEAAFMYASQGAFYAKGFVTPITHAAWRDKPAYGLIATEDKSIAPEIQHAMYKRSNTKVTEIKGSHVIFMSQPEKVAAVIMEAATQGAQK; encoded by the coding sequence ATGGAAACACTAAATGTAAAAAACGAGATCAAAAATGTTGTACTGGTTCATGGCGCCTTTGCAGACGGCTCCGGCTTTAAAGCACTTTATAACGAATTAACTAAAAATGGGTATAACGTATCAGTTGTGCAGAATCCCTTAACTTCATTGGAAGACGATGTTTTGGCAACACATGTTGCTTTAGACAGGATCGGCGGTCCGGCAATCCTTGCCGGGCACTCATGGGGCGGAGCTGTAATTACCGAAGCCGGTAACCACCCAAATGTTGCTGCGCTGGTTTATATCGCTGCATTTCAGCCAGACAACGGTGAATCTGCCCTGCAATGGCTCCAGACAGCCGCCCCAGCCCCCGAAAACGGCGTACTTCCTCCGGACGAGAAAGGTATTGTATACTATGACAAAGATAAATACCATGCCGGCTTTTGTGCTGACATTGATGCTGATGAAGCAGCGTTTATGTATGCATCTCAAGGAGCCTTTTACGCAAAGGGTTTCGTAACGCCCATAACCCATGCCGCCTGGAGAGATAAACCAGCTTATGGCCTGATCGCCACAGAAGATAAAAGCATCGCCCCGGAGATCCAGCATGCGATGTATAAACGTTCCAATACGAAGGTTACCGAGATAAAGGGCAGCCATGTAATATTCATGTCGCAGCCTGAAAAGGTAGCGGCAGTTATTATGGAAGCCGCAACACAAGGCGCTCAGAAATAA
- a CDS encoding AraC family transcriptional regulator: MRLKLREENTNGELLFFKEQTGFDRLSFTRDRFDKYFTIAWNPAESQTITIDGSAYDFPKDSLVTLLFNQSFSFENSTNIVAWQFNREFYCIIDHDSEVSCVGFLFSTTDHLFIKLNDEAKQKLQLLADIFIEEFKTSDNIQNEMLLVLLKRLISYVTRLAKLGYAPVKRLPDERFHTIRKFNLLVEANFRSEHAVSFYAEQLCKSPKTLSNLFAIFNQKTPSQIIQERIVAEAKRLLYYTDRSIKHITFELGFEDVSYFSNFFKKNTGVSPSDFRNSPKEAKEGK; encoded by the coding sequence ATGCGGCTTAAACTACGGGAGGAAAATACAAATGGTGAATTACTGTTTTTTAAGGAACAAACGGGTTTTGACAGGCTATCTTTTACCCGTGACCGCTTTGACAAGTATTTTACCATCGCATGGAACCCGGCAGAAAGCCAGACCATAACTATCGACGGTTCTGCCTATGATTTCCCGAAGGATTCTTTAGTAACCCTATTGTTTAACCAATCCTTCAGCTTTGAAAATTCCACAAATATTGTCGCCTGGCAGTTTAATCGTGAATTCTACTGCATTATTGATCACGATAGCGAAGTAAGTTGTGTGGGCTTCCTGTTCAGCACTACAGACCATTTGTTCATTAAACTAAATGACGAGGCGAAGCAAAAGTTGCAGCTGCTGGCGGACATTTTCATTGAGGAATTCAAGACCTCGGACAATATCCAGAATGAAATGCTGCTGGTGCTGCTAAAGCGCCTGATCAGCTATGTAACCCGTTTGGCCAAATTGGGATATGCCCCGGTAAAAAGGCTCCCGGATGAAAGGTTTCACACCATCCGAAAGTTCAACCTGCTGGTGGAAGCAAATTTCAGATCGGAGCATGCTGTCAGTTTTTATGCAGAACAACTTTGTAAGTCACCTAAAACGTTATCTAATCTTTTTGCCATTTTCAACCAGAAAACCCCTTCGCAGATCATCCAGGAAAGAATCGTCGCAGAAGCCAAACGGCTTTTGTACTATACAGACAGATCGATAAAGCACATCACTTTTGAGCTCGGTTTTGAAGACGTATCCTATTTCTCCAATTTTTTCAAAAAAAACACGGGCGTATCGCCCTCTGATTTCAGAAACTCACCAAAAGAAGCCAAAGAAGGGAAATAA
- a CDS encoding GDSL-type esterase/lipase family protein: MKKITLRLLLSLLLLFPGFSLLAQKRLVKVIYIGDSITFGAGLDDAATQAPPAKASAYLKAQRGIDSVEFSNQGHSGYTTVDFSPGGVSFNAAEKAVNSFSAKPGILIFSIMLGTNDSAIKGTHGAPVSHEAYYKNMKSIVDKLLNDFPQCKVVINLPLWYSPNTYNGAQYLQEGLDRLQSYFTPIKNLVNSYQNHQVFLGDTLAFTYFKTNYLTRLQHENGRQGTFYLHPNKDGAADLGAFWGKAIYGVIGKR, from the coding sequence ATGAAAAAAATCACTCTGCGCCTTTTGCTTAGTCTGTTGTTATTGTTCCCCGGCTTTTCGCTTTTGGCGCAGAAACGTTTGGTAAAGGTGATTTATATAGGTGACAGTATTACTTTTGGTGCCGGGCTTGATGACGCAGCTACTCAAGCTCCACCTGCAAAAGCAAGCGCTTATTTAAAAGCACAACGTGGGATAGATTCGGTTGAATTTTCGAACCAGGGACATAGTGGCTATACCACTGTGGATTTTTCACCAGGTGGCGTCTCTTTTAATGCTGCTGAAAAAGCGGTTAACAGTTTTTCAGCCAAACCTGGGATCTTGATCTTTTCAATTATGCTGGGCACAAATGACAGCGCTATAAAAGGCACACACGGAGCGCCCGTATCGCACGAGGCTTATTATAAAAACATGAAAAGCATTGTAGATAAACTATTGAATGATTTTCCGCAATGCAAGGTTGTGATCAACCTGCCACTATGGTACAGCCCCAACACCTATAACGGCGCACAGTATTTACAGGAAGGCTTAGACAGGCTGCAAAGTTATTTTACACCTATAAAAAATCTGGTGAACAGCTATCAAAATCACCAGGTATTTTTAGGTGATACATTAGCATTCACCTATTTTAAAACCAACTATTTAACCAGACTACAGCATGAAAATGGCCGCCAGGGTACATTTTACCTGCACCCTAACAAGGATGGTGCTGCCGACCTGGGCGCTTTTTGGGGCAAGGCTATTTATGGTGTTATAGGCAAGCGGTAG
- a CDS encoding glycoside hydrolase family 31 protein, with amino-acid sequence MASTHANAAVQSFSKEADGVNFKLDKGALKIKVCSADIIEVKYTRLNSFLNKESLVVTNKWAQPTVFTVADAGNSVVITTSKLKVVVDKATNAISYLTKAGQVITAEDKTDNKTMQAVTIAGINTYNCSTQFVSPADEGLFGLGCHPLDSLSINYKGRNQEMLIKYMTGAIPVLLSTKGFGLMWDNYAASNFYGAEAGNTKFKYVSESGKQVDYYFFYGPSFDHIIDLYRITTGKAPMFPKWAFGLFQSQDRYMSQDEIISVKNNYRNNHIPVDVIVQDWFYWDPFPIGSHIMNPTRYPNPKAMVDELHQSHVHAMISIWPVLGKGTPNYAALEKIGGLTDITWLNFMTHTYDNYYDSHNPAARKLYWQEARDSLIKRYGWDAWWVDQCEPDNTDLLDARRQSNFYTGKGIDYFNTYSLEHSTGIYEGWRKDIPGKRAFFLIRQSFAGEQRNAATLWSSDITCTFASYKRQVPQGINACASGIPYWTSDIGGYHLHWESPDWSKPEYRELFTRWFQFGSFCPVFRIHGKGERAIFSKNWDEKTRNILLKYDKLRYRLLPYIYSLSAKVTQDNYTIMRSLAFDFRTDTNVYSIPDQYMFGPAFMVNPVTEQLYSGSNASAGKTTRSVYLPVTAKWYDFYTGQVYNGGQTIAAPAPIETLPLYVKAGSIIPMGPVMEYATEKPADKIELRIYRGANGSFDYYEDENDNYNYEHGKYATFKLNWNDKQQQLTISATKGSFPGMLKQHIFNIVVVKGAHGSDAAVANKIDKTVIYAGKSMVVKLL; translated from the coding sequence ATGGCAAGTACCCATGCAAATGCCGCTGTCCAAAGTTTCAGTAAGGAAGCGGATGGCGTTAACTTTAAGCTGGACAAAGGTGCTCTTAAAATAAAAGTTTGCAGCGCTGATATTATCGAAGTAAAGTATACCAGGCTCAATTCTTTTCTGAATAAGGAATCATTGGTAGTTACTAATAAATGGGCCCAGCCCACTGTGTTTACCGTGGCTGATGCAGGTAATAGTGTAGTTATAACCACATCAAAACTAAAAGTGGTTGTAGATAAAGCAACCAACGCCATCAGCTATTTAACCAAAGCAGGACAAGTAATAACTGCCGAAGATAAAACGGATAACAAAACCATGCAGGCTGTTACCATCGCAGGCATCAATACTTATAACTGTTCAACACAGTTTGTTTCTCCGGCTGATGAAGGTTTGTTTGGTTTAGGCTGCCACCCGCTGGATTCATTATCCATAAATTACAAAGGACGTAACCAGGAAATGCTGATCAAATACATGACTGGCGCAATCCCGGTTCTGTTATCAACCAAGGGATTCGGATTGATGTGGGACAATTATGCCGCCTCAAACTTTTATGGTGCCGAAGCCGGTAATACCAAGTTCAAATATGTATCAGAAAGTGGTAAACAGGTTGATTATTATTTTTTCTACGGTCCAAGTTTCGATCATATCATCGACCTGTACCGCATAACTACAGGTAAGGCACCGATGTTTCCTAAATGGGCATTCGGTTTATTCCAGTCGCAGGATAGATATATGAGCCAGGATGAGATCATCTCCGTTAAGAATAACTATCGTAATAATCATATCCCGGTTGATGTAATTGTTCAGGATTGGTTTTACTGGGATCCGTTCCCGATCGGCTCACATATCATGAACCCGACGAGATACCCAAACCCTAAAGCTATGGTTGATGAACTGCATCAATCGCATGTGCATGCCATGATCTCCATCTGGCCGGTATTAGGTAAAGGAACACCCAATTATGCCGCATTAGAGAAAATAGGCGGTTTAACCGATATTACCTGGTTAAACTTTATGACACATACATACGATAACTACTATGATTCTCATAATCCTGCTGCCCGCAAATTATATTGGCAGGAGGCACGTGACAGCCTGATTAAACGTTATGGCTGGGATGCCTGGTGGGTTGACCAGTGCGAACCTGATAATACCGATCTATTGGATGCCCGCCGCCAAAGCAATTTCTATACCGGCAAAGGAATCGATTACTTTAATACTTATTCGTTAGAACATTCAACCGGTATTTACGAAGGCTGGCGCAAGGATATCCCGGGCAAACGTGCATTCTTCCTCATCCGCCAATCGTTTGCAGGCGAACAGCGTAACGCGGCAACCTTATGGTCGTCTGATATTACCTGTACCTTTGCATCGTACAAAAGGCAGGTGCCGCAGGGGATTAACGCCTGTGCATCAGGTATCCCGTACTGGACATCGGATATCGGTGGTTACCACCTGCATTGGGAGTCTCCGGATTGGTCGAAACCGGAATACCGTGAGCTGTTTACCCGTTGGTTCCAATTCGGCTCATTTTGCCCGGTGTTCAGGATTCATGGTAAAGGGGAGCGTGCCATATTCTCAAAAAATTGGGATGAAAAAACAAGAAATATCCTGTTAAAATACGATAAGCTGCGTTACCGTCTGTTGCCGTATATCTATTCGCTATCGGCCAAAGTAACACAGGATAATTATACCATTATGCGCTCACTGGCATTTGATTTCAGAACTGATACCAATGTGTATAGCATCCCCGATCAGTATATGTTCGGCCCGGCATTTATGGTAAACCCGGTTACCGAGCAATTGTATAGCGGTAGCAATGCATCCGCAGGAAAAACTACCCGCAGTGTTTATTTACCGGTAACTGCAAAATGGTATGATTTCTATACCGGCCAGGTTTACAATGGCGGACAAACCATTGCGGCCCCTGCGCCAATTGAAACCCTGCCGTTGTATGTTAAGGCAGGTTCAATTATCCCGATGGGTCCGGTAATGGAGTATGCTACGGAGAAGCCTGCCGATAAAATTGAATTAAGGATCTATCGCGGAGCAAATGGCAGCTTTGATTACTACGAGGACGAAAATGATAATTACAATTACGAACATGGAAAATACGCCACCTTTAAACTGAATTGGAACGATAAACAACAACAGCTTACCATATCAGCCACAAAGGGTAGTTTCCCGGGTATGCTGAAACAGCATATCTTTAACATAGTAGTGGTGAAGGGCGCGCATGGTTCTGATGCAGCAGTTGCTAATAAAATTGATAAAACAGTTATTTATGCTGGTAAATCAATGGTGGTAAAGCTGTTATAA
- a CDS encoding VOC family protein produces MKKLTLIGLLCAAFLLGYGFSRVTNPINSGPRVTGIGGIFFKAKDPAALKAWYSKNLGIRIGGFGSDFEWHQGMDSTKKGFTIWAPFKETTKYFQPSEKQFMINYRVEGLDQLLAKMKAAGILPVDSVQKASYGNFVHLMDPEGNKIELWEPNDVEFAKMSTITTK; encoded by the coding sequence ATGAAAAAACTTACGCTAATCGGCCTGCTTTGCGCGGCTTTCCTGTTGGGCTATGGTTTCAGTCGTGTAACCAATCCGATCAATAGCGGTCCTCGAGTAACGGGCATCGGCGGTATTTTTTTTAAGGCCAAAGACCCCGCGGCGCTTAAAGCCTGGTACAGCAAAAACCTGGGCATCCGCATTGGGGGATTCGGTTCAGATTTCGAATGGCACCAGGGCATGGACAGCACAAAAAAGGGGTTTACCATATGGGCGCCGTTTAAGGAAACCACCAAATACTTCCAGCCCTCTGAAAAGCAATTCATGATCAATTACCGCGTGGAAGGCTTGGATCAGCTTTTAGCCAAAATGAAGGCGGCGGGTATCCTGCCGGTTGATAGCGTGCAAAAGGCGAGCTATGGTAATTTTGTACACTTGATGGACCCGGAAGGCAACAAGATAGAATTATGGGAGCCCAATGATGTGGAATTTGCCAAAATGAGCACCATCACCACCAAATAA